The Daucus carota subsp. sativus chromosome 9, DH1 v3.0, whole genome shotgun sequence genome window below encodes:
- the LOC108200214 gene encoding polyol transporter 5, protein MAGAFSVSGDDSGNPKNVASPVIFDAVKKPKRNKYAFGCAILASMTSVLLGYDIGVMSGAAIYIKKELDVSEVKLEILVGIINLYSLVGSGFAGRTSDWIGRRYTMVLAGAIFFAGALLMGFATNYAFLMFGRFVAGLGVGYALMIAPVYTAEVSPASSRGFLTSFPEVFINFGVLLGYVSNFGFSKLPENLGWRFMLGIGAIPSIGLAIGVLGMPESPRWLVMKGRLGEARQVLDKTSDSKEEARLRLSDIKAAAGIPEDCNDDVVEVPRRKNDDAVWKELLLRPTASVRHAFIAGVGLHFFQQSSGIDAVVLYSPRIFEKAGIKSDSMKLLATIAVGFSKTIFILVATFLLDKIGRRPLLLTSMGGMVISLTLLGTSLAVIDHSDHTVHWAVTLAIFGVLANVAMFSIGLGPIAWVYNSEVFPLRLRAQGCSIGVAVNRGTSGIISMTFLSLYEAISIAGAFYLYAAIAAVGWVFVFTLLPETQGRSLEEMGLLFGNYFGWRTTLRDLKHKEAEEAKNASVVSSL, encoded by the exons ATGGCCGGAGCTTTCAGCGTTTCCGGTGACGATTCCGGCAACCCGAAAAATGTTGCTTCCCCTGTCATATTTGATGCTGTGAAGAAACCTAAGAGAAACAAGTATGCTTTTGGCTGTGCCATTTTAGCTTCCATGACTTCCGTCTTACTTGGATACG ATATTGGAGTGATGAGTGGAGCAGCCATCTACATAAAAAAAGAACTCGATGTCTCCGAAGTGAAGCTCGAAATTCTCGTCGGAATAATCAACCTCTACTCTCTCGTGGGCTCCGGTTTCGCCGGAAGAACCTCCGACTGGATCGGCAGGCGTTACACTATGGTCTTAGCCGGTGCCATATTTTTTGCGGGAGCCTTACTCATGGGATTCGCCACAAACTATGCATTTCTCATGTTCGGTCGATTTGTCGCCGGACTTGGAGTAGGGTATGCCCTCATGATTGCTCCGGTGTACACGGCGGAGGTTTCTCCGGCCTCGTCGCGGGGATTTCTCACGTCGTTCCCGGAAGTTTTCATTAATTTCG GTGTACTTCTGGGATACGTTTCAAACTTCGGCTTCTCCAAGCTCCCCGAAAATCTCGGCTGGCGCTTCATGCTCGGAATCGGAGCCATCCCCTCCATCGGCCTCGCCATCGGCGTCCTCGGCATGCCGGAATCCCCTCGCTGGCTCGTCATGAAAGGCCGCCTCGGCGAAGCCCGACAAGTCCTCGACAAAACCTCCGACTCCAAAGAAGAGGCTCGCCTCCGCTTATCCGACATCAAAGCCGCCGCCGGCATCCCCGAAGACTGCAACGACGACGTCGTCGAAGTCCCTCGCCGGAAAAACGACGACGCCGTCTGGAAAGAGCTCCTCCTCCGCCCCACCGCCTCCGTCCGTCACGCATTCATCGCCGGCGTTGGGCTCCACTTCTTTCAACAGTCCAGTGGCATAGACGCCGTCGTTTTGTACAGTCCCCGAATCTTCGAAAAAGCCGGGATTAAAAGCGATAGTATGAAATTACTCGCGACAATCGCGGTTGGATTCTCGAAAACGATTTTTATTTTAGTCGCGACTTTTTTGCTCGATAAAATCGGGAGAAGACCGTTGTTGTTGACCAGCATGGGCGGAATGGTAATTTCACTAACTCTCCTCGGGACTTCATTAGCAGTTATTGACCATTCTGACCACACGGTCCATTGGGCCGTAACGTTAGCGATCTTCGGGGTTTTAGCCAATGTGGCGATGTTTTCCATTGGGCTGGGCCCGATCGCGTGGGTCTACAATTCGGAGGTGTTTCCGCTGAGGCTGCGGGCCCAGGGGTGCAGCATTGGGGTCGCGGTGAACAGGGGTACAAGTGGGATTATTTCGATGACGTTTTTGTCCTTGTACGAGGCGATTTCGATTGCGGGGGCGTTTTATTTATATGCGGCGATTGCGGCGGTGGGGTGGGTGTTTGTGTTCACGTTGCTGCCGGAGACGCAGGGGCGGAGCCTGGAGGAGATGGGGTTATTGTTTGGGAATTATTTTGGGTGGAGGACGACTTTGAGGGATTTGAAGCACAAAGAAGCTGAGGAGGCAAAGAATGCTAGTGTTGTGTCCAGTTTATAA